AAAACTGTCTGTTACGAGTGTAACAAACttgaaaatttcaaatcaaaatgTTCCGAGCtcgaaaaaatgaaaaaaaagttagtCGAACCCAAATACGAAAAAAGGGATGCAAATGGGCATGAACTTtagacatttaaaatatataatttaccttttttaagatgaaataaaaagaatattttttacataataaaataaaaaatttgtcatattttataaaaagcaaaaaaatatatttttaacggcccaaaattttaagaaacttatTTTACAGAAAATcgaaacatatatttaaatagaaCTACTATTGTACTTCTTTCAGCTTTTTCACATGTTTAAAAGTTTGaagatattttattcatttctaTCCACAAAAGAGTTAACCTTATCACCAGGACGTAGCTCTATAAATGAAATCTCCCAACTTGGCTTATTCACACAACTGAActgaagaaagaagagaaaaagcttAATCTGTTTCATAGCCAGCCAAAGAAATGGCGAGTGCAACGCTCTTTGCTATCTTCCTTCTTTCTGCCCTAACTTTCTACCCTCCTTCAACCACTGCTCAACCTGTCACGGACGCCAATGGTAACATCGTTACAAATGGTGGCCGATTCTTTATATTGCCACGCTATTTTGGAACCGGCGGTGGAATTGAACGAGCCAGAACCGGAGACGAAAAATCCCCTCTCTCTGTTGTGCAATCTCCCTTCGAGACTGATCTAGGGCAACCATGGATTATTCGATCCATGTTCAGATCCGGTTTTCTTCCCGAAGGCAGAGTCAGCATTAGTTACGAATATGTTCAACTCGGTGAGGTTTGAGAGTAATGAGTGGATAGCTGTTGAGGGTCAGTCTGAAGGAACCTTCGTTAAAGTTGGCTACCCAAATTCCCTCTCAGGTTTCTTCACCATTCACAGAGTTTCCTCAGCCAATAGCTATAAATTTCAGTTCTGTTCAACTGATGGCAAACCCTGCGGTAATGTTGGGATTGTGAAGGATGAAGCAGGGAACAGGCTTTTGGCCATCAATCAGGAAACCCCATTCGAGTTTGTTCTTACGGAACTTCCCTCTGCAGTATCTAAATGAAGCACTAATCATGAAAAGTCTTACACTTTCTCCATGAGAGAGACGTCTCTACGATATGCTTTGGATGTAATTAACTACccaacaaataaataacatatcCAAAGCTTATTTctatttcttcctttctttttaatatttaaaaacttttacgTCTCCAAAGttattatatgataatttattaaaaagaaataaaattatattttataaaacgtAGGAAACtgtaacttaaaaaaaatctaaataaatacattcagctaaaatattaaatcatttatattattttttatgaaaagtaaaatagtAAATTATCATTACAATAATCtcttaatgaaaaatataaaatttttgaattgtatatatttacaaaaatttaaacattaatatcatttttctcTATGACTTTAAGAAATCACTCTTTAGTCCAAAGCTAATCATAAGAGACAAAAGAATAATCACTTCTCACTAGAGCCTGTGAAAATCCTTCGAGGAAGCATGCTCAAGCATAAATGAAAACTCAAAATAAACAGAAGTATGTACTACTGAAAAATTACTCATGTATTGACcataaatttttctaaaaatactcTTACATAAAATCAAACTATAACAGCCCTATCTacattattaatataacatatgAAACTTGTCGTattatatctataaataaaaccATCATATCTTCTTTAATAGAAATACTGGAAATTTTCAACACcaaaaaaatcaaagataatATTATACATATACTTTTTAGATTCTTTTTCAGTCATATCATAACtccttaatttaaaatataacataaaaaaacataattagattttgaaataatttctCGAATCTAAATCATTCAAATAACTACAATAATTATAGTCACTtgttatacaaaattttaattttatccttttccCTAAAGCCATTGATatggtttattttaattttttcctttCCTCTAAAGGCATTGATATGGTTTATGAGTCCTTTTCGatctaaacaatttt
This sequence is a window from Vigna angularis cultivar LongXiaoDou No.4 chromosome 2, ASM1680809v1, whole genome shotgun sequence. Protein-coding genes within it:
- the LOC108328740 gene encoding chymotrypsin inhibitor 3, with amino-acid sequence MASATLFAIFLLSALTFYPPSTTAQPVTDANGNIVTNGGRFFILPRYFGTGGGIERARTGDEKSPLSAESALVTNMFNSVRFESNEWIAVEGQSEGTFVKVGYPNSLSGFFTIHRVSSANSYKFQFCSTDGKPCGNVGIVKDEAGNRLLAINQETPFEFVLTELPSAVSK